AGAGCAAATTACAGGGGCAAATACAGTAATACTAGTAATGTATATGACAAAATCAGAACTATTACTGTCTcactgtatataccatatgtgACAAATATTGCTGGGATGGGGGGAAATACTTGTGGAAATGTaatttatatacagtactttttcAAAAGTTTggacaaatccttttttttttttctacattgtaGACGTAGATTTAAAATTGAAGATATGTTATGAAACCGATCCAAGTAACTATCTCATTAAAAAGGTTGGCCACAAAAAATAAAGGGTTACTACCAGGGTTAGTACAATACCCtattagggtcacccatattatacttaccttgtTAAACTTTCTCTACAGTCCTTGAAGATTTTTTAAGATGAAGACTTACATACAGTAATGGCTGGCCAGCCCCCTCCATCCTGGTGCCTGTGGGTCACATGAACTGGGGCTTCTATGGGCTGTAGAGACGTTTACcaaggtgaccctattagggtctagGACTAACCATGGTAAACTTTCTTATAATGCACAACCCCTGTAAAAAGTGTGCTAAGATGTCATCAAGACAAAAGGGTCCTGCTTTGAAGAATCTAAAACATAACATAactattttttatagttttttaacatgttttgtcAGTTACTTAGTTTCAAGTGTTCCTTGATAGATGCTATATATTTGAAATATGAATGTACAATGTGGAAAATGTCAAAGTAAGAAAAAACATGGAACGAAAAGGTGTGGTGGATGACATCATTCAGAAATATATTAGTATTAatgatttttgttgttttgtaGTTAGACTGTTGATGGAAAGGCTGATGTAAATTGCTGGGAACTCTCTTATTATCCATATGGAAATTAGATTTTCTTTATTATTCAGCAGGAAGTTGTGAATGCTAAGCACATCATTCTCATGCTCTAACTTCCCAAAATTCTAAGTATTTGGAGAGGTGCTGTGTCTTAAAGCATATGCTCTAGCAGAGCCCATAGAGACCTTCTACCAGCAGCTGGTGCCCTCATTTATAAAGACAAGCACCAGTATAGTATTTAGCAAAGAGTATAGGTTAAGCGTATAACCCTACAATGGAATAAGCAATGTTAATCCTTGGCCAACAATGGATTAGGTTACATTTTTTCCGTACCTACAGTTTCCACAAGCACAATGTCATATCCCCCACTTTCACACAGAAGAATGGCTTCATTAGTTGTCCGTGTGACTCCTCCCAAGGTCCCCCTGGTGGGAGAGGGCCTAATGTAAGCATTCATATCTCTAGACAGCTCAGTCATTCTTGTTTTATCTCCAAGAAGAGAACCTGAAATACACATAACAAAGATTTTATAAGTGAGACAAGATGGTTCTTATGACATCCTTATAGAGGAGCACAATGGGCAaacctgccaccagattttaACCTTCAGGTAGGGTTTGAAACgccctttctaaaattccctttaaaatgactcagaacttcttttattataactttatatACCATTACTGTTATATACCATTAAAATACAGGGCTCCCTGAGGAGCCTGGGAGACGTAGCCTCAGagctggctaatttgcataacttttataagtcTCTATTTGAGCAATCTCAgggtatagagttataataaggctacatgcacatgagcgTATGGCCGCCGGCATACGTAAGCCGcatggtgacccctcccctctccatcgcGATGCATTGCGCACAGCgccataacacggggaaagataggacatgccttatcttttccccatgtatggagcagtacggtgccgcacatggtCTCATTattaagataaggatctcatctttcagatagcATCAGGTTGATGTTGTGTAATGTGCAGAACAATACAGACaattaactccttaacgaccaggccctttttcaattTAGCATTTTCAGTATTCACTCCCTGcattcaaaaatcttttttgttaagagctgtatgagggcttgttttctgcaaaacaaattgcacttcgcaggcatttaatattccatgccgtgtactgggaagcgggaaaaatttttccaaatgcagttaaagcttttgtgccattttgtgggcttggtttttaaggctttcactgtccaccccaaatgacatgtcgactttattctgtgggtcggtaCGATGACGGcacacaaaatttatataggtttcaatatgttttttttctgtacacaaaaaaacacattttcattttgccatctactGGGGCTAATAACTAACTTCAATGTACGTAGCTGTGTGCGGTGTCACTTTCTGCGAGAAgagatgacatttttattttttaccactttgaggactgtacggccttttgatcacttattataaaaatttttatatgttgcaaaaaatgGCGTTTTAGACATTtgagcactattttctgttaccaggttaaacgctgggaataactcttattacattttgatagatcggacatgttgggacgtggtaatacttaacatgtttattagttttactgtttatattatatcagttctagggaaaggtggttcatttgaatttttcctttttttttttaagactcccTACGGTACTTTGACGCATGCTCAGTGAGTTATAGTTGGGTCCTACCTGGAGGCAGGGCCAGACATATAAGGCCATCGGGCAAAACCGGGGCACTTGTCAGACCCTGGGGCTGCCGTAGGGGGATTGGATACCCTGGTAAGCAGAACGGGAGGTGGGTGACTGATCCATGGGGAGAGTGGCCACATTCCCCTTACATGCCTTAATCATGTCCACGGTATGTAAGGGATTAACACCCGCAAACGGAGGAACCTTCGATGGTGGTTGTTAGAGGTGGCTTTTGGCATCCCCTTGGGAGCCATTACCATAAGCTGGACTAATAGTACTGCAAAAGTCAGCCAGTGCAGTAATATTATGTCCTTCGTAAACTATACAACTGAAGACAGGGATGTCCAAGTGAAACTACCCCTTCAGTCTCTACACTTCACAGATCTTAGACAAAGTATGACTCTTCcctgctcatttttacatgactttggagggcAGAGCTCACTTAAAAGCAGAGCCAAGTATGGGGATGTCAGGAGAAAGATTTCTTGTCATATTGAGTCAACAGTTATCTAATGCGCATAGCCAACCAAGCAGAAAAAGAATAATCCTTCAACGTACCACCACTTGTGCTGGAAGATGGATCAACTGCTAATACTGCAACTTTATGTCCAAGTCCGGTCAGCATTTTTCCAAAGTATTCAATAAAGGTGGACTTGCCTGCACCTGGTGGACCAGAAAGACCTGTGGCCAGGaggataaaaacaaaataaacacacatacataagagCAAACGGACATTGTGGGGTGAAAAAAACCATAGACATGAAGCACGTTGCATGGTTATGGTCGTACATACACTGCATTGTTGGTCATAAATCTCATGTTGGGATATTGATTTTGTGAGTCAAAACCGTGATCTAAACACCCTCCCCCAAATTCTTCTAATTATGACAAAAGGATGTTTGTGCCTTGGTATCTACACAAGAAAGCTTATATTTGTGGAACAGTAAAACTATAGTGTACCTTTTTTAGTGTGaaataatgctaaaaaaaaattggtgtaaaCTAAAAGGAATGTCTAGAAATATGTGCCAAATTCGATCATTTACCTGGCTGCCAAATTTTTTGATGCTATTATCAAACATGGGCCCTTTTACTTTACACAAAGGGATAGCATCTCCATGGCTATCCTCGATAAAATGTGATTATCTAATCATCATCAAGTGTGACCACTGCTATAAAAGTAGAAGTTTTTGATAATTAGCTATTGTGGAGCATCCGGGCATGTGTTTACACAATGGCAAGGAGGAAAGACATCGGGAATGATTTTAGAGAAGCAATAGTTGTAGTTGTTGCCCTTTGAGGGAGTTAAAAAGTTATTTCCAACCATCTGAAGTCAATCATTCAACAATAAATAAGATTATTTACAAGAAGAAAACATTTCACAATCTTCCCAGGATTGGACATCCAAGAAAATTCACCCCAAGGTCAGATTGTGTTGTGCACAGAGAAATCGTGAAAATCTACAACAGAATGGCTGAAGGTATTAAATGGCTCAGTGTCAATTTAGACTTCAACAATAaaggtcatgggggggggggacttaagTACAGCAGTGCATATAAAACACTTTCAATGAATTGAAACAACATTGTAAATAAGAGTGTGTTGAAACTCATCCAGATTGACTTGAGAAACTGATTAAGAGTTTTCCCCATGGAGATTGGGGTTAGAGGTAGTGGGAACCACAAATGATGTGCTCGCTCTGAtgtgtacttaccctgctcctACTGCCCTCATTCAGTTGGGCCAGAAGCATCACTGGTCACGCAACCCACTGCACCCAACCAGTTGCCAATCAGTGGGTCAATAGGGCTTGCTGAGACCACATCAGAGCCTCTGACCAGCTAAACTTTCAGCCCAGCTCTGAAAGCAAGCGCTGAAACCAAAAGTTGAAGCAGGTTAAGAATAATGTTTTTATAACTCCTCTGGCTCCCATGGCCTTTTCTAGGTTTCTTGGAAGACTAATTTTAGTTATAGAGTAAATGAGGACTACAAACTATTCATGGGGGAACTAAAATTTTTACAAATGGCTTTATTATTCTGGCTACATTTGTTAAATAAGTTATTTACCCAATTGTAACCTAAGCACCCTCTTTAAATGTATAGATCTCATTAAATctcatattgtatgtatatttaaCAAAATGTACCTCATTGGTGCCACTTGAATCAAAAAGCTAAGCACTTCTTGTGAACAGTGATATCATGGTATCATTTTTGCTACACATGGCCTGGTGATTCTCAAAAAGGCAATTAAATTAATAGATGTCTTCAAGGGAAGTAAATATACAAGGATGGAATACAACACTGACCCACTCTAAACGCTAGAGGTTTTCCATTATTTAATAGCTCTTGTTCCCGATGATGAGATAGTACCTTCTGCAGCAGTATTTGAGCTATCTGCCTTTTCCTCGGATGAGTAGACTCAATGAGCGTTATGGCTTCTGCCAGGCAGGCCCTTTGCCCATTAACTAGGCCTCCATATATATTACTTAGAAGTCTCTGTTCTTTTCCTGCTAGGGGTTCAGCTTCTCGCTGTGATATGGCGGAAATACACAGAGTTCGTCCAGACCCAATACGCTTTATTTGGGTCTGACATTGTTCAATGCCTAGTCGCAACATCAAAACATTCCTATGGAAAGTACTTGCTAATGTCCGTAGCTGGCAAGTGGCTAGCCCTGACATCCCGGAAAAGTCAGATAATGACTAAGATAATTAGACAGATCTTCAATGCCAAAGAATGGATGGACAGCTCCTCAGAAGGCTCCTCTGCCCTGTAATGTAAATAGGAGAATGGTTTAGTTGTTGGATATTAGCTAACAACATAGCAGATCTATAATAATGTCAATGACGGTAAAAGTGTCATATCAGGAGGGTGAAAGAGTTGGCAGTGGGATCTTTAATTGCAGTGACAAGGATGCACACTGCTACCCCACACTGCCGTACTGGAaataagaaaactgttataacGTTATCTTTACCACATTTCTTATTTAAACTACACAGGATTTGATATTTTGTTACATGCACATGTGGAGGATCTACACATAGCCCTAAATAATCTACTTTTATCGGAAGAACATGGGTGTCTtcgtggagggagatgagaaaaggACTGTTTTATTGAAATTTATATTTCAATTGTCTTTACAACAAAGATCTCACAGCGGATGACATGATCAGGAATCACTACCTCCCTCtgtaggtctttcacaactctctgattctcctaTTCATGATGAGGGAAACCCCTGGACTTGGTCTTTTCCTAACTTTCTTCAATAGCTAATTTTACTAATTCTTCCTACGAACATTCTGATTATACCTTTCTTTCTGTTTATTTCAATAATTCTTCACACTCTTAGAATCCATCAATCTATATATACCGGAACCCATGTGACATTGATACTCACCAACTAACAAAAACCGATCTTTACTGTCTCCTATCTCCTCCATCTGTTTCAACCTGCCTACTAACCATTATAACCATATAGTCAAAAGTTCCCTGGATGAGATGGCAACATTCTCTAAAGATTTCCAACACAGACACAAGAAAACTTGCCACAAGGACCAAACCCACTCCATCCGCAGTGCTCCAGGAGTGCTGAACATCTGTGGAAAAATTATGCCCATCTGAAGactttcttcacttcaaatttatgctcagAACCTCtaactctgcccttcacattGCTAAACTGGTCTATTTCACCAATCtaatctctctctatctctctaataCTCCTAAAAGACTCTTTAAtattcttcactccttactatcTCCCAAACatcagccacctgtcacagacctcagGGCTTAAGATCTGGCAACCTATTTAACCCCTCAAGGAAGCAGCGTTTTttcactctccaacttcaaaaatccataactttttttatttttccatgtacagagctgagtgagggcttattttctgcgtaacaaattttacttctcagtgacattatttattattctatgccatgcactgggaaggtggaaaaaattccaaaagtggtGTAATTGGCAAAtaaacgcatttgtgtcactttcttgtgggctcagtttttactacttttactgtgcgctccaaattatacatctactttattctttggtttggtacgatcatagggatacctaatttatataggttttattgtgttttaatagattttcaaaaattaagaaaaaacaaaaaatagttttcccatcttctgacgctaataactttcaaatttgatgtacggagctgtgtgaggtgtcccttttttgcaaaatgagctgacattttcattgctaccattttgaggactgtgtgatgtaaaatggtgtaaaaggagCGTTTTggaaatttgggcgctattttcccttaTATTTGATACTGTTGCACATTCCCTTATATTTgatacatgtcccacaaaaaaacaagccatcaaccagctccgtagttaGAAAAATAAAGTGTTGTACCATTTGGAAGACAGTGATGCAAAAAACGATActttttttccccatattaggttttattttgagacatttagtaaaatgtaagaaaaaatatcccTGTGTGGTATCCATGTACTCGTattaacccatagaataaaaataaggtGTTTATTAGGCTGTAtcatgaacaccaaaaaaaaataaagtcaaaaatcaattacacAATTGATGATTTTCTACTCCTCCACGCCCCAAAAAAGTTaatgttttcaacaataggggatacctaCCCCAAATGGTATCAGCGGAAAATACATCTAATCTCGCAAAAAGATTGCCCACATATGGCCCCACTGACGGGAAAAAAActacattttatagcctacaaggGCTATTGTAGaacaaaactggcagctgcagggcccttcttcccttctgcacctcgctgtgcgcccgtACAAGCAACGTCCACATGTCGGGTGTCTCCGTAAGttgcataacaaatttaagatggattttctctttttatcttttgggaatgtgtaaattttagggataaTTGAATGTATCACCGACAAAATCAGAGCATTCTAAatttccattttgatttaattactatgaagttcTGAAGTGGTTAACAATATTCCAAAAAGCTGTTTCTGGTAGTTTGAGGGGTACAGATTTGAAAGTGGGTTGATATATATGGGGTTTCTAATAATATAcatttcaaatttcattaaaaactataatgatccccaaaaaagtcaattctgcaatctccttgaaaatacagaaaaccgatgtTCAATTtctaagccgcgtgacatcaaaaaaatttttccagacatttcaaaaactataaaaatgtaaagcagacatatgggaaactttattcagcaacttatttaggtggtaaaactatctgccagAAAATCagataattttgaattttgaaaatggcaaaattcattactttttacattttttttttataaataaacacaaaatgtaTCAGACAAAATtaatcactaaaatgaagtacaatgtgtgacaaaaaaaacaatctcaaacttgctttgataagtaaaagtgttcaaaaattaTGGACTattactggaccaccgcggacgatgacacctgggagcagagtctaagtgccacccagttttcaccagagaccACTGCGCAGGCGAGGTGAGAGGAGCGCGGGTGAGGTCGTGACCTGAAATATGGGTCCCGGGAGCCCCCGCaacaatacaaaaaatgggactgagtcgctataaactggctacgtctTGAAGGGGATAAACAAGGAGAACATAGCACCAACCTGAGCAACGTCACACAGATGATTGGGCAGGAAACAGAGATTGAGAACCCCTCCAATCTATAATAATATTCCTTCCCCATAATGTCCGGAGTGTCTATTACATGACAATTGTGGTTTATTTCATGGTGTTCACAATATTGCCTTATATAGGAATATTGTTAATAGTGTTCTTCTTTCTTCCCATAGATCTATAGCAGTAATATATAATTAcactatgtaatgtgtgtatacagcagtatatatgtatatgcacagCTATATTCTTCtcacatatattacatgtatgtcTTCCTATGTGTACACATGTGATAGAAGTGTCACGACCTCCGGACACACACAGGACCCTCCTCCCCCGTGATAACACATAGGTGCTGCGGGTTACCTGCTCCAGTATGACAAGGGGAGAGGACATTTCCTACAGGGAAAAAGGACCTTCGATGACGTCATGACCATGTGACCTCTGTGAGGGAGGAGGAAATGCAGAGGAAAgggttaggaggaggaggaggccgctgtGTGCAGACACTGGAGGATGGAGTGTAAAGGAGGGAACTGGGGGGTGCAGGCAGAGTGAGGAGGAAGAAGGATACGTGGGGTGCGAGGAGTAAGCTATGTGAGGAGAGGAACATGGGGGTGTAAGctatgtgaggagagggacatgggggtgtaagctatgtgaggagagggacatgggGGTGTAAGCTATGTGAGGAGGGGAACATGGGGGTGTAAGCTATGTGAGGAGCGGAACATGGGGTTGTAAGCTATGTGAGGAGAGGGAACATGGAGGTGTAAGCTATGTGAGGAGAGGGAACATGGAGGTGTAAGCTATGTGAGGAGAGGGAACATGGAGGTGTAAGctatgtgaggagagggacatgggGGTGTAAGCTATGTGAGAAGGGAAACATGGAGGTGCAAGctatgtgaggagagggacatgggGGTGTAAGCTATGTGAGAAGGGAAACATGGAGGTGCAAGCTATGTGAGGAGAGGAACATGGGGGTGTAAGCTATGTGAGGAGAAGAACATGGGGGTGTAAGCTATGTGAGGAGGGGAACATGGGGGTGTAAGctatgtgaggagagggacatgggggtgtaagctatgtgaggagagggacatgggggtgtaagctatgtgaggagagggacatgggggtgtaagctatgtgaggagagggacatgggggtgtaagctatgtgaggagagggacatgggggtgtaagctatgtgaggagagggacatgggggtgtaagctatgtgaggaggggatatgggggtgtaagctatgtgaggaggggaacatgggggtgtgagCTATGTGAGGAGGGGAACATGGGGGTGTAAGCTATGAGGAGAGGGACATGGGGGTGTAAGCTATGTGAGAAGGGAAACATGGAGGTGCAAGctatgtgaggagagggacatgggGGTGTAAGCTATGTGAGGAGGGAAACATGGAGGTGCAAGCTATGTGAGGAGAGGAACATGGGGGTGTAAGCTATGTGAGGAGGGGAACATGGGGGTGTAAGctatgtgaggagagggacatgggggtgcaagctatgtgaggagaggaacatgggggtgtaagctatgtgaggaggggatatgggggtgtaagctatgtgaggagagggacatgggggtgtaagctatgtgaggagagggacatgggGGTGTAAGCTATGTGAGGAGGGGATATGGGGGTGTAAGCTATGTGAGGAGGGGAACATGGGGGTGTAAGCTATGTGAGGAGAGGAACATGGGGGTGCAAGCTATGTGAGGAGAGGAACATGGGGGTGTAAGCTATGTGAGGAGGGGAACATGGGGGTGTAAGctatgtgaggagagggacatgggggtgtaagctatgtgaggagagggacatgggggtgtaagctatgtgaggagagggacatgggGGTGTAAGCTATGTGAGAAGGGAAACATGGAGGTGCAAGctatgtgaggagagggacatgggGGTGTAAGCTATGTGAGAAGGGAAACATGGAGGTGCAAGCTATGTGAGGAGAGGAACATGGGGGTGTAAGCTATGTGAGGAGAAGAACATGGGGGTGTAAGCTATGTGAGGAGGGGAACATGGGGGTGTAAGctatgtgaggagagggacatgggggtgtaagctatgtgaggagagggacatgggggtgtaagctatgtgaggagagggacatgggggtgtaagctatgtgaggagagggacatgggggtgtaagctatgtgaggagagggacatgggggtgtaagctatgtgaggagaagaacatgggggtgtaagctatgtgaggagaagaacatgggggtgtaagctatgtgaggagagggacatgggggtgtaagctatgtgaggaggggatatgggggtgtaagctatgtgaggaggggaacatgggggtgtgagCTATGTGAGGAGGGGAACATGGGGGTGTAAGCTATGAGGAGAGGGACATGGGGGTGTAAGCTATGTGAGAAGGGAAACATGGAGGTGCAAGctatgtgaggagagggacatgggGGTGTAAGCTATGTGAGGAGGGAAACATGGAGGTGCAAGCTATGTGAGGAGAGGAACATGGGGGTGTAAGCTATGTGAGGAGGGGAACATGGGGGTGTAAGctatgtgaggagagggacatgggggtgcaAGCTATGTGAGGAGAGGAACATGGGGGTGTAAGCTATGTGAGGAGGGGATATGGGGGTGTAAGCTATGTGAGGAGGGGAACATGGGGGTGTAAGCTATGTGAGGAGGGGAACATGGGGATGTAAGCTATGTGAGGAGGGGAACAGGGGGGTGCAAGCTATGTGAGGAGGGGAACATGAGGGTGTAAGCTATGTGAGGAGGGGAACATGGGGGTGCAAGCTatgtgaggagggggacatggggtgtaagctatgtgaggagggggacatgggggtgtaAGCTATGTGAGGAGGGGAACATGGGGGTGTAAGCTATGTGAGGAGGGGAACATGGGGGTGCAAGCTATGTGAGCAGGGGAACATGGGGGTGTAAGCTATGTGAGCAGGGGAACATGGGGGTGTAAGCTATGTGAGGAGGGGAACATGGGGGTGTAAGCTATGTGAGGAGGGGAACACGGGGGTGTAAGCTATGTGAGGAGGGGAACATGGGGGTGTAAGCTATGTGAGGAGGGGAACACGGGGGTGTAAGCTATGTGAGGAGGGGAACAGAGGAGTGTAATTTGTGTGAGGAGGGGAACTACAAGTAGGTGTAAGCTATGTGAGGAGAAGAACTACATgtagacaggggcgtaactttagggggtgcagttgAGGATGTGAAAAAGGGGGACAAAATGTCTGTCAATGAGTACTACATGGTTGTACAGGATTTATGTGAAAGCGGGAGATTTAGTACTTTTTCTGTGTAAGAAGGTGGACACAGGGTTGCAGTATAAGCTTGAAAGAGCGATATGGGGTGCAGTCTATGCAAAAAAAGGGGTTAATTTGTTGTGTCTAGTATAGACGGCACAGTAGTCAGTGTTTGGTTATATGCATGTGAACATTGTATTCATCCGTGTACTCTGCAtttgtaatgtgtttttcatagatctatgtgggggggggggggctgtagaaaATAAACAGAAGGTCCTATTCCTACCCGTGTTAGCGGCTCGAGCCTTCCTATAGAAGACCTTAAAAATGCGGATCAGGCATAGGTGTTATCTGCATTCAGTCCATATTTGTGGATCACTTActaggtaacacaatcatgtgaccctaCAAGGGGCTGGCACATGTCCTTGGTGTATGCTACTTTGTGGGCTTGGATCCAGCTACAGGAATTCAGACATCAATGCTTGAAAGTTGAAAACTCCATGTCTTTATTGTCCGTCAATAAAGACATGGAGTTTTCAACTTTCAAGCATTGATGTCTGAATTCCTGTAGCTGGATCCAAGCCCACAAAGTAGCATACAGCAAGATTCTCCAGTCCAGGAGTGGATCTTCAGCATGGAGGACACATCCACATGCAACATTCGGTGAGCAGACTGTgtgttttt
The DNA window shown above is from Engystomops pustulosus chromosome 1, aEngPut4.maternal, whole genome shotgun sequence and carries:
- the MMAA gene encoding methylmalonic aciduria type A protein, mitochondrial — its product is MSGLATCQLRTLASTFHRNVLMLRLGIEQCQTQIKRIGSGRTLCISAISQREAEPLAGKEQRLLSNIYGGLVNGQRACLAEAITLIESTHPRKRQIAQILLQKVLSHHREQELLNNGKPLAFRVGLSGPPGAGKSTFIEYFGKMLTGLGHKVAVLAVDPSSSTSGGSLLGDKTRMTELSRDMNAYIRPSPTRGTLGGVTRTTNEAILLCESGGYDIVLVETVGVGQSEFAVADMVDMFVLLLPPAGGDELQGIKRGIVEMADLVTITKADGDLLIPARKIQAEYVSALKLLRKRSKTWKPQVIRISAKTGEGIPEMWKKLTEFHNTMLCSGELVARRQKQQKVWMWSLIQENVLLYFRNHPAVKDQIPLLEEQVLAGVLSPGHAADMLLRAFSESS